CCTGCTGAGCAGAAAGAACCAATTCCTAAACCCTCCCTGATGATGCAAACCCTCAAACGTTGAATCCGAACCGGCTACTAGTAGCCGGTTTACTCACCTTGCTCGGTTAACAAGCTGAGATAGATCCGCAACCCCTTATCCAGTGACTCTCTAATGGCATCTGCTGCTGCCCCTGCATCCCTGTTTGAAAGAGCGAGTTCAAGCGACGAGAAAAATATTGGCCATTTATCCTCCGAGTCAGATTCGAACGTGTAACTCAGAGTTGGCCACAGGTTAATCCACAGTTGGGTTACAATTTTGAAAAACTCAGGCAGACCGGCGTATATGTAAAGCTTCAGCCGCAGAGTGAGGTTTAGCTGGTGCGCCAGATAAACATCCCTACGTTCATATGCGGAACGCAGCTTTTGGCACAAAGACAGGCATTCTTCAAAGCCATTGGCATCCATTTTCAGTACGGCCTTTTCTGCCAGTTCTGGCTCAATCAATCGCCTCATAATGAACCCTGTTCCATGGCTCCAGATGACAAACATGATCTCATATCAGGGACTTGTTCGCACCTTCCCTAAAGCACTCGTATTGACCGTGGCGGCTACCACATTCTGTCTGATGACCAGCCCGGCGTTCGCGGTTGAGGAAACCACGCCGCAGAATATGACCTGTCAGGAATTTATGGATATGAACCCAAAAAGCATGACCCCGGTGGCCTTCTGGGTAGTGAATCGCAACACCGACTTTAGCGGCGGCGACTATGTTGACTGGCATGAAGTCGAGACCGTTTCGGTACCGAAAATGCTGCAGGAGTGCCACAAGAACCCCGCCGCTAAACTTGGCGATCTCAGCGCGGTCATCAAAAAATAACCCCCCCGGCATCAGGCCGGGGAAACCCGCCGCGCTGCGGCGGGTCCCGCTTTACTCATCGATACCGCATTCGCACGGCAGAAAGCGGCCGATAAGCTTGCGATACAAAAACGCCCCGATAATCGCCCCCACCACCGGCGCCAGCAGCGGCACCAGAAAGTAAGGGATCGCCAGCACACCGGTAAAGGCGATCGAGCCCCACCCGGCCAGACTGGTAAACAGTTTTGGGCCGAAGTCGCGCGCCGGATTCAGCGCAAAGCCGGTTAGCGGCCCCATCGACGCGCCGATCACGGCGATCAGCAAGCCAATCAGCAACGGCGCCAGCGGCCCGCGCGGAATTCCGTTGCCGTCGTCGGTCAGGGCCATGATCATCGCCATCAGGATTGCCGTGATGGTGGTCTCAACGGCAAACGCTTGTATAAAAGTGATATGTGGATGCGGGTACGTGGAAAAGACCCCGGCCAGGTTAAGGCTGGCGGCAGTGCCGCGCACGATATGCTGACTCTGTTCAAGATCGAGAAACAGCTGGCGATAGAGCCCATACACCAGCGCGGCGGCGCAGAAGGCCCCGGCCGTCTGGGCAACAATAAACGGCAGCACCTTGCGGCGTTCAAAACAGGCGAACAGCCACAGGGCAATGGTCACCGCCGGATTAAGGTGCGCGCCGGAGACACCGGCCGTCAGGTAGATGGCCATGGCGACGCCAAGGCCCCAGATAATACTGATCTCCCACTGACCAAAGCTGGCCCCGGCGACCCGCAGCGCAGCGACGCAGCCCGCGCCGAAGAAAATGAGCAATCCGGTGCCAAGAAACTCGGCCACGCACTGCCCGGTTAAGGTAGAAGTCTGGTTCATTATCGGCATCCTGAAATAGCACGTTAAAGAGAGAGGCTGGCGCGAGCGCCCGTTTAATTCGCCTGACCGGCCAGTAGCAGCCCGGTGGCGACCGCATTGCGCGGCCCTTCTGTTCCCCGAATATTGCCCTGCCCGGCGACTACGCCATAGTGCGACAAGGCTTCCGTGATAAGCTGCGGGATCTCAAAGTCCAGCGATGAGCCGCCCACCAGCACCACAAAGGCGATATCGCGAATGGAACCGCCGGGTGAGACCTGGCGCAGCGCGCGCAGGCAGTTGGTGACAAACACTTTCTCTTTCGCCTGCCGGCGCACGAGACGAATTTTTTCCAGCGGGCTGGCGTTATCGATCGGCACCAGTTCGCCCTCCTTGATGTACACCACTTTGGCGAACACCGCCGGGCTGAGGGCTTCCCGAAAGAACTCCACCGCGCCATTCTCGTGACGAATACTGAACAGGCTTTCCACTTTGGCCAGCGGGTATTTTTTTATCGCTTCCGCCAGCGAAAGATCCTCGAGGCCCAGCTCGGTTTTAATCAACAGGCTGACCATATTCCCCGCCCCGGCGAGATGGACCGCCGTTATCTGCCCCTCCGCGTTGACGATCGCCGCATCCGTCGAGCCGGCGCCGAGATCGAGGATCGCCAGCGGCGCCGCACAGCCGGGAGTGGTTAACGCCCCGGCGATGGCCATGTTGGCCTCCACGCCGCCCACCACCACCTCGGTCTGCAGTCGGGCGCTCAGTTCGCGGGCGATAACCTGCATTTGCAGACGGTCCGCTTTCACCATCGCCGCCATCCCGACGGCATTTTCCATGGCGCACTCGCCGGCCATCCCGCCCTGCACCTTGCGCGGAATAAACGTATCCACCGCCAGCAGATCCTGGATGTATATCGCGCTCATCTCATGGCCGGTCAGGGACGCCATTACCTTTCGCACCCGCTCCAGCATGCCGCCTGCGTGCGTGCCTGCTTCACCACGAATATCACACACGGGCGCGCAGGCGCTCATCGCCTGCATAATGGCCTGCGCGCCTTGCGCTACGTCGGCTTCACCGCCACGCTTTTCACCACGGATAAAGATCTTACCCGCCGGGATCACTCTTGATCGCACATCTCCCTGCGGGGTTTTCAGCACCACAGCGGAACGGTTGCCAATCAGCGCTCTGGCGATGGGGACAATAGTTTGTGTTTCCTCAGGGGTCAGGGCAAAGAAGGTTGCGATACCGTAAGGATTCGACAGCACCCGCACCACCTGTCCCGGGGCCGCCACTTCCACCGCCGCCAGCACGCCTTCCGGCACCTTCTCCAGTAGAGTGACTTCATCAACCACCGGTATTGGCCGATGCAGGCGATTATTCACCAGCACGCCATCATCTTTTTTCAGGATGGCCGCCACCACGTTGACGCCGCGATCCAGCGCTTCATTGATAAACCAAACCGCCTCAAGGAAATCCATCTCCTCACCCACCAACGGTATCCAGCCCTGGGCAAATCGATCCTCGCTCAACGCCGCCAACTTCTCCACGGCGATGGTGGTTCCCATGCCCACGCCAACGCCGCCGGGCGTTTGCGGGTTATGACCAATCATCGTTGATTCGGTAATGATGGTTTCAGTGATGGTTTCCATCGCCACATCGCCAATCACCGGTGCGGCCTCGTTGATGCAGATTTTTGCCACGTCCTGCAGCGACCACGGCGTTTTATCCAGCGCCTGCTGCAGGGACGCGACCACCCCGGCGATATTCTCCCGCGTGCCTTTCATCCCGGTCGTGGCGACAATCCCGCTGCCGATAAACCGGCCATCCTGCGCCAACGCCACTTCAGTGGTGGCGTTGCCGATATCGATCCCTGCAATTAACGGCATGCTGCCTCCGTCACTGACTGCCTTTACGCAGCTTATTTCTCTGCTGGTATACCTCTGCCGACTCGCGGACAAACCCGGCGTTCACCGTGGCGTGCCAGGTGTGTTCCAGTTCATCGGCAATGGCCTGCAACTCGGCGAACGAAGAACGAAACGGCCTCAGTGCGTTGTAGATCTCCAGAATGCGGGCATCCGGGATCGCAATCAGTTCTGCCGCACGACGAAAATTGCGCGCCACGGCATGACGCTGCATCTGCTCGGCAATCTGCGCCTGGTACTCCAGCGTTTGCTGAGAAATACGCACATCCTGCGGCCCTACGCGGCCCGCCAGCACATTCTCAAGGGTAATGTCGGTTAGCGGCTTGCCGCCAGGCGTCCGGATTTTCTCCGGGCAGCGGGTGGCTAATGGGTAATCCTGCGCGGTCATGATGTTGTCGTTCATGGTCATTCCCTTACCAGTGCAATATGCAACGTGACAGGCGCAGCATCCTGCACCACGTGTTTGGTTTCTTTGATGTGAAACAGCGCGGCCTTGGCCATAAATTTAGGGCGCACCATCTGGTCATTGACCACTGGCACCGGCGAAGGCGACTCTTTGCGTGCATAGCGTGCGGCGTTTTTACCAATCTGACGATAGGTTTCCAGCGTCAGCAGCGGAGCCTGAGAAAACAGTTCCAGGTTACTTAGCGGCAGCAGATCGCGCTGATGAATCACCGTGGTTCCTTTCGACTGGATACCAATCCCAATGCCTGAGCCGCTGAGATTTGCCGCATCCCATGCCATAAAAGAAACATCTGAGGTGCGCAGGATCCTCACTACTCGCGCATGCAGCCCCTCTTCTTCGATGCCAGCAACCAGCTCTTTCAAAATCGCGTTGTGCGGCATATCAATCAAGGTTTTATGCTGATACTTATCAAAGGCCGGGCCGACGCCTATCACGACTTCATCCACGCGTTCGTCCGCTTTAGCCGCCTCGCCTTCGCTCACCTGTAAGATGAAAACCGGCTTACGTTCAGTTGTGCATTCCACTGTGTACCGCCTTATTCGATCGAGCCGGGCTGAACCACGCCCGCAATATTTTTAATTTCCGCCCAGCGTTCGGCACTGATGCGATAGCCGGTACCAGGTCCCTGATAATCATTGATGTCGTTGACGGCGCTGACGACGTCGAACTGGCGATCCAGAATAGCCGACGTTTGCAGGTAATCACCGGTAACACGCTGTCTCAGCATATTGAGGATGTTACTGGCGATATCTTCGAAACCGCTACGGCTTAGTGCGCCGACGATATCCAGCCCGGTGATATTGCGCTTCATCATCTCTTCCACGGCGGCCAGATCTTCCACCACATTGCGCGCGGGCATATCTTTGCTGCCGTGAGCATAAGTAGCAGCTTCGACTTCTTCATCGCTAATCAGCGGCAGGCCCAGTTCGCGGAACACTGCCTGAATGGCGCGTGCCGCCTTGTTGCGGATGGCGATGGTTTCTTCTTCGGTTACAGGACGCAGACCACCATCAACCATCAGATCGCGTTGCAGAATGTTGTAATCATCGAAGTCTTCCGCGTCGAAGTTCGACCCGGCAAACATGTTGTCGTAGTTCGGTACGGCGCTATAGCCGGAGAAGATAAAGTCGGTGCCGGGAAGCATTTGCATCAGGGTACGGGCGGTACGGCGAATATCAGAGTGGGAAAAGGTCTGGTCATTGGCGGAGGCCACTTCAAGGTCGAGCATTGAGGCAATCAGGTTTTCCGCCAGCACCGCGCGGATCCCCGACGGCACCGCGCCGGTCATGCCAATACAGCTGACCGCACCGTTTTGCAGCCCCTGTACGCCCGCGCCTTTGGTGATAAAGATGCAGCGCGACTCCAGATAGAGCATCGATTTACTCTCGGAATAGCCCATCAGCGCTTCCGAACCGGTGCCAGAGGTGTAACGCATTTTCAGTCCGCGAGACGCATAGGCCGAGGCGAGAAACGCTTTGGACCACGGCGTATCATCGCCGTCGGTAAACACAGACTCTGTACCGTATACCGACACGGTTTCGGCGTAGCTGGTTAACCCGCGCATCCCCAGCTCCAGCTCAGTCGCCTCCTCAACGGAACATTGCGTCAG
The sequence above is drawn from the Kosakonia radicincitans DSM 16656 genome and encodes:
- a CDS encoding diol dehydratase reactivase subunit alpha — its product is MPLIAGIDIGNATTEVALAQDGRFIGSGIVATTGMKGTRENIAGVVASLQQALDKTPWSLQDVAKICINEAAPVIGDVAMETITETIITESTMIGHNPQTPGGVGVGMGTTIAVEKLAALSEDRFAQGWIPLVGEEMDFLEAVWFINEALDRGVNVVAAILKKDDGVLVNNRLHRPIPVVDEVTLLEKVPEGVLAAVEVAAPGQVVRVLSNPYGIATFFALTPEETQTIVPIARALIGNRSAVVLKTPQGDVRSRVIPAGKIFIRGEKRGGEADVAQGAQAIMQAMSACAPVCDIRGEAGTHAGGMLERVRKVMASLTGHEMSAIYIQDLLAVDTFIPRKVQGGMAGECAMENAVGMAAMVKADRLQMQVIARELSARLQTEVVVGGVEANMAIAGALTTPGCAAPLAILDLGAGSTDAAIVNAEGQITAVHLAGAGNMVSLLIKTELGLEDLSLAEAIKKYPLAKVESLFSIRHENGAVEFFREALSPAVFAKVVYIKEGELVPIDNASPLEKIRLVRRQAKEKVFVTNCLRALRQVSPGGSIRDIAFVVLVGGSSLDFEIPQLITEALSHYGVVAGQGNIRGTEGPRNAVATGLLLAGQAN
- a CDS encoding diol dehydratase small subunit, with translation MNDNIMTAQDYPLATRCPEKIRTPGGKPLTDITLENVLAGRVGPQDVRISQQTLEYQAQIAEQMQRHAVARNFRRAAELIAIPDARILEIYNALRPFRSSFAELQAIADELEHTWHATVNAGFVRESAEVYQQRNKLRKGSQ
- the hdeB gene encoding acid-activated periplasmic chaperone HdeB, which encodes MTSPAFAVEETTPQNMTCQEFMDMNPKSMTPVAFWVVNRNTDFSGGDYVDWHEVETVSVPKMLQECHKNPAAKLGDLSAVIKK
- a CDS encoding MIP/aquaporin family protein — encoded protein: MNQTSTLTGQCVAEFLGTGLLIFFGAGCVAALRVAGASFGQWEISIIWGLGVAMAIYLTAGVSGAHLNPAVTIALWLFACFERRKVLPFIVAQTAGAFCAAALVYGLYRQLFLDLEQSQHIVRGTAASLNLAGVFSTYPHPHITFIQAFAVETTITAILMAMIMALTDDGNGIPRGPLAPLLIGLLIAVIGASMGPLTGFALNPARDFGPKLFTSLAGWGSIAFTGVLAIPYFLVPLLAPVVGAIIGAFLYRKLIGRFLPCECGIDE
- a CDS encoding propanediol/glycerol family dehydratase medium subunit; the encoded protein is MECTTERKPVFILQVSEGEAAKADERVDEVVIGVGPAFDKYQHKTLIDMPHNAILKELVAGIEEEGLHARVVRILRTSDVSFMAWDAANLSGSGIGIGIQSKGTTVIHQRDLLPLSNLELFSQAPLLTLETYRQIGKNAARYARKESPSPVPVVNDQMVRPKFMAKAALFHIKETKHVVQDAAPVTLHIALVRE
- a CDS encoding propanediol/glycerol family dehydratase large subunit; the encoded protein is MRRSKRFEVLAKRPVNQDGLIGEWPEEGLIAMESPYDPASSVKVENGRIVELDGKSRAEFDMIDRFIADYAINVAETERAMRLDALEIARMLVDIHVSREEIVAITTAITPAKAVEVMAQMNVVEMMMALQKMRARRTPSNQCHVTNLKDNPVQIAADAAEAGIRGFSEQETTVGIARYAPFNALALLVGSQCGRPGVLTQCSVEEATELELGMRGLTSYAETVSVYGTESVFTDGDDTPWSKAFLASAYASRGLKMRYTSGTGSEALMGYSESKSMLYLESRCIFITKGAGVQGLQNGAVSCIGMTGAVPSGIRAVLAENLIASMLDLEVASANDQTFSHSDIRRTARTLMQMLPGTDFIFSGYSAVPNYDNMFAGSNFDAEDFDDYNILQRDLMVDGGLRPVTEEETIAIRNKAARAIQAVFRELGLPLISDEEVEAATYAHGSKDMPARNVVEDLAAVEEMMKRNITGLDIVGALSRSGFEDIASNILNMLRQRVTGDYLQTSAILDRQFDVVSAVNDINDYQGPGTGYRISAERWAEIKNIAGVVQPGSIE
- a CDS encoding FCD domain-containing protein codes for the protein MRRLIEPELAEKAVLKMDANGFEECLSLCQKLRSAYERRDVYLAHQLNLTLRLKLYIYAGLPEFFKIVTQLWINLWPTLSYTFESDSEDKWPIFFSSLELALSNRDAGAAADAIRESLDKGLRIYLSLLTEQGE